In Lotus japonicus ecotype B-129 chromosome 5, LjGifu_v1.2, one genomic interval encodes:
- the LOC130718822 gene encoding uncharacterized protein LOC130718822: MVKASEIDGVTVPEATIESLNRTLHSVEQLEAQLPEFLSLSDPELLEQMPLLHRAHSLFSLAKLTSTLFSLKLRCRGINPNDHPFKSELDRISKFQKKLELLPRLSEAQRQDMRNTSRGEGPNMNCEEQAGQKRKYTSSEEQSAQTGAKEFLEKETGELRVDNRGNSKEAIVIDISDDDD; encoded by the exons atggtgaaagcAAGCGAAATAGATGGCGTAACAGTACCCGAAGCCACCATAGAATCACTGAACCGTACTCTGCACAGCGTTGAGCAACTCGAGGCACAGTTACCCGAGTTCCTTTCCCTCTCCGACCCTGAACTCCTTGAACAAATGCCACTCCTTCACCGTGCTCACTCCCTCTTCTCCCTCGCCAAACTCACTTCCACCCTCTTCTCATTGAAGTTGAGGTGCAGAGGGATTAACCCAAATGACCACCCTTTTAAATCTGAGCTT gaCAGGATAAGCAAATTCCAGAAGAAATTGGAACTCCTTCCGCGTTTGAGTGAAG CCCAGAGGCAAGATATGAGGAACACAAGTAGAGGGGAGGGTCCAAATATGAACTGTGAGGAGCAGGCTGGTCAAAAAAGAAAGTATACATCTTCTGAAGAACAATCAGCTCAAACTGGTGCAAAGGAATTCCTTGAGAAAGAAACAGGGGAACTTCGTGTTGATAATAGGGGAAATAGCAAGGAAGCAATAGTAATTGACAtttcagatgatgatgattag